A genomic stretch from Aliidongia dinghuensis includes:
- a CDS encoding SDR family NAD(P)-dependent oxidoreductase yields MSEPQTVVVIGGTAGIGRAIALRFAEEGMRVVVAGRDVVRGRAAAAACEAAGASAARFVETDVGSEKSVQSLGGEVTVAFGTPHVVVNCAGILQSGKRVLDQDLDEDEKLWRVNYRGTLLGCQVFGRIMAAAGRGAILNVGSLASFAPLSLPAYTPGKHAVLALTQMLAAELGPQGVRVNAVAPGYTLSDGLKAKIASGERNPEAIIATTALQRFVEPRDVAEAALFLCSDRAASITGVTLPVDAGWLVQAPYAQYLQGNPIRPRPAHD; encoded by the coding sequence ATGTCTGAACCGCAGACGGTGGTCGTCATCGGCGGCACCGCGGGGATCGGCCGCGCGATCGCGCTGCGCTTTGCCGAGGAAGGAATGCGTGTGGTCGTGGCAGGGCGAGACGTCGTGCGCGGACGCGCAGCCGCCGCTGCTTGCGAGGCGGCCGGTGCGTCCGCCGCCCGGTTTGTCGAAACCGACGTCGGCAGCGAGAAGTCCGTTCAATCCCTGGGAGGAGAAGTGACGGTCGCCTTCGGGACGCCGCATGTTGTCGTGAACTGTGCGGGTATCCTGCAGAGCGGCAAGCGCGTGCTCGATCAGGATCTGGACGAGGACGAAAAGCTTTGGCGGGTGAACTATCGCGGCACGCTGCTCGGCTGCCAGGTCTTCGGCCGGATCATGGCGGCCGCCGGCCGAGGCGCCATCCTCAATGTCGGCTCGCTGGCGTCCTTCGCGCCGCTGTCGCTGCCGGCCTACACGCCCGGCAAGCACGCTGTCCTCGCCCTGACCCAGATGCTGGCCGCCGAGCTCGGTCCGCAGGGCGTGCGGGTCAACGCTGTCGCGCCCGGCTATACGCTCTCCGACGGCTTGAAGGCCAAGATCGCGAGCGGCGAGCGCAATCCGGAGGCGATCATTGCGACGACCGCCCTTCAGCGTTTCGTCGAGCCGCGCGACGTGGCGGAGGCGGCGCTGTTCCTCTGCTCGGACCGCGCCGCATCAATTACCGGCGTGACGCTGCCGGTCGACGCCGGCTGGCTCGTCCAGGCGCCCTACGCCCAGTACCTGCAAGGCAACCCGATCCGCCCTCGCCCGGCGCATGACTGA
- a CDS encoding RidA family protein — translation MTEDKRMSDIRRFDFDTRIHHGVIHNGTVYLTGQVARPGQSAGDQMREVLGKIDALLAKAGTDKTRILHVQMWLDDIRDFDEVNVVWDAWMPKEHAPARSSGEGRMARPGMLVELIVTAAV, via the coding sequence ATGACTGAGGACAAGCGAATGAGCGATATACGGCGCTTCGATTTCGACACCCGCATCCACCACGGCGTCATCCACAATGGCACGGTATATCTGACCGGTCAGGTCGCTCGCCCTGGGCAGTCGGCAGGCGACCAGATGCGCGAGGTGCTGGGCAAGATCGACGCCCTCCTCGCGAAGGCGGGCACCGACAAGACGCGGATCCTGCACGTCCAGATGTGGCTCGACGACATCCGAGATTTTGACGAGGTCAATGTCGTGTGGGACGCCTGGATGCCGAAGGAACATGCGCCCGCACGGTCTTCGGGCGAAGGCCGCATGGCCAGGCCCGGCATGCTGGTCGAGCTGATCGTCACAGCCGCGGTTTGA
- a CDS encoding FadR/GntR family transcriptional regulator translates to MTKRKPLSTIVYEGLSERIRSGQLPPGVQLPTEAELCVEFDVSRSVLREAMARLRSEGMVIPQQGKGMFVSEAPAPRNFSIADEALKTLPETIALLELRLSVEVEAAGLCAERRTDAEADAIRGLIEQIDALHEDPTAVQIHYDYDFHLAIAKATRNEFIHGFLSYLRPFIVPRFRLGHVVAPDVKEPYYARIHAEHMAIVGAIERRDSRAAREAMRAHLCNSLERVRALAFASGVEMTGSDQTVAAAKLFAELKGRATAGK, encoded by the coding sequence ATGACCAAACGCAAGCCGCTTTCCACGATTGTCTACGAAGGCCTGTCCGAAAGGATACGCTCGGGCCAACTGCCGCCGGGGGTTCAGCTGCCGACCGAAGCGGAGCTCTGCGTTGAATTCGACGTGAGCCGCAGCGTCTTGCGGGAGGCGATGGCGCGGCTGCGGTCCGAGGGCATGGTCATTCCTCAGCAGGGCAAGGGCATGTTCGTCAGCGAGGCGCCGGCCCCGCGAAACTTTTCGATCGCGGACGAGGCATTGAAGACGCTGCCGGAGACCATTGCCCTTCTCGAACTCCGATTGAGCGTCGAAGTCGAGGCAGCCGGGCTCTGTGCCGAGCGTCGGACCGACGCGGAAGCCGATGCCATCCGCGGCTTGATAGAGCAGATCGACGCCCTGCATGAGGATCCGACCGCAGTGCAGATCCACTATGACTATGATTTCCACCTGGCCATCGCCAAGGCGACGCGCAACGAATTCATCCACGGGTTCCTCAGCTACCTTCGCCCCTTCATTGTGCCGCGCTTCCGGCTCGGTCACGTGGTAGCGCCCGATGTCAAAGAGCCCTACTACGCGAGAATTCACGCCGAACACATGGCTATCGTCGGTGCCATCGAGAGGCGGGACAGTCGCGCTGCCCGGGAGGCGATGCGCGCCCACCTCTGCAACAGCCTCGAGCGCGTTCGCGCGCTCGCATTTGCATCGGGCGTCGAAATGACGGGCTCGGACCAAACAGTTGCTGCCGCCAAACTCTTCGCCGAACTAAAAGGGCGAGCTACCGCTGGCAAATAA
- a CDS encoding SDR family oxidoreductase, producing MTTAFITGATSGIGRAMAVELSAAGYEVYAVGRSKTALEELRALRAEITPIAVDITDRDALEAIVSDLQIDVLINNAGMMPPLGNFADMRVSDIDATLEVNLSAAILLTRLVVPQMRERGAGHIIFTGSAAAHTAFPNIAVYSAAKAGIAGFAAALRADLSQHGIRVTEIVPGRVETQLYKDILDAEARAAMYAGNVAVQPIDVARMVVAVLGLPASADVTRFDIMPTRPTSPSGTK from the coding sequence GTGACAACAGCCTTCATCACAGGTGCGACGAGCGGCATTGGGCGCGCCATGGCGGTGGAGCTCAGCGCGGCCGGCTATGAGGTCTACGCCGTCGGGCGCAGCAAAACGGCGCTCGAGGAATTGCGGGCGCTACGGGCCGAGATCACGCCGATCGCCGTCGATATTACCGACCGCGATGCTCTCGAGGCGATCGTGAGCGATCTGCAGATCGACGTGCTGATCAACAACGCCGGCATGATGCCGCCGCTCGGCAATTTTGCCGACATGAGAGTGTCGGACATCGACGCCACGCTCGAGGTCAACCTCAGTGCGGCCATCCTGCTCACCCGGCTGGTCGTGCCCCAGATGCGCGAGCGAGGAGCCGGGCACATCATCTTCACCGGTTCTGCCGCAGCTCATACGGCATTTCCGAATATCGCCGTCTATTCCGCGGCCAAGGCAGGCATCGCCGGGTTCGCGGCAGCTCTGCGGGCGGATCTCTCACAGCACGGCATCCGCGTCACGGAGATCGTGCCCGGTCGCGTCGAGACGCAACTCTACAAGGACATCCTCGACGCCGAGGCGCGCGCCGCCATGTACGCCGGGAACGTCGCGGTGCAGCCGATCGACGTGGCCAGGATGGTGGTGGCCGTCCTTGGCTTGCCGGCTTCAGCGGACGTTACCCGCTTCGACATCATGCCAACCCGCCCGACCAGCCCCAGCGGCACCAAATGA
- a CDS encoding SDR family NAD(P)-dependent oxidoreductase codes for MKDLSVLIVGGGAGLGALLARMAVENGASKLGIIDINQEAAEAALEPARTKGLPTAAARCDIQVGPQCHAAFDAVAAELGRVDTLINCAAIYPRRPLLEITDAEWDASNGINIKGTYHMMVAAVRHMQDQAPKGEVRGRIVNLTSVDAFKAHPQNAHYAATKAAVVSLTRSFAHHVAKDGILVNSVAPAGMATERAKALGFLEELAKASPLGRGAKPTEIAEWVLMAGSEKNTYMTGENIIVSGGYIYA; via the coding sequence ATGAAGGATCTTTCGGTTCTGATCGTCGGCGGTGGCGCCGGGCTTGGTGCGCTTTTGGCCCGCATGGCCGTTGAAAACGGCGCGTCGAAGCTCGGCATCATCGACATCAACCAGGAGGCGGCCGAAGCGGCGCTCGAGCCGGCGCGGACCAAGGGGCTGCCGACGGCCGCTGCCAGATGCGACATCCAGGTGGGCCCCCAGTGCCACGCGGCTTTTGACGCGGTGGCGGCAGAGCTCGGCCGGGTCGACACGCTGATCAATTGCGCCGCGATCTATCCGCGCCGCCCGCTGCTCGAAATCACCGATGCCGAATGGGATGCCTCCAACGGCATCAACATCAAGGGCACGTACCACATGATGGTCGCCGCCGTTCGGCACATGCAGGACCAGGCGCCGAAAGGCGAGGTGCGCGGGCGCATCGTGAACCTGACCTCGGTCGATGCCTTCAAGGCACATCCGCAGAATGCCCACTACGCGGCAACGAAGGCTGCGGTGGTCAGCCTGACGCGGTCTTTTGCCCATCATGTGGCGAAGGACGGCATCCTGGTGAATTCCGTGGCACCCGCCGGCATGGCCACCGAGCGTGCGAAGGCCCTCGGATTTCTCGAAGAACTCGCCAAAGCGAGCCCGCTCGGCCGCGGCGCGAAGCCGACCGAAATCGCCGAATGGGTCCTGATGGCCGGCAGCGAGAAGAATACCTACATGACCGGCGAAAACATCATCGTTTCAGGCGGTTACATCTATGCGTGA
- a CDS encoding LysR substrate-binding domain-containing protein, translating into MSREPRLPPLNALRVFHAVARHKSFRQAADELLVTPQAVGQQIKLLEDTLQVTLFERKGRSIELTESAILLSHYVKAGFDEFAEGVRRVTKSTYRDRINLNASPYFATHYLMPRLSLFREMLPGVDLRLTTIVDLPDFGRDDIDMAVQWGYGNWGDYETALLVRDPKIICCTPAIAEKIASAQDLTSFTLLDLVKSKHLWSNILRHLGVEQSDGDRSIGFDDAATMRRATLQGIGVGLVSVIDAEEDFRSGALVAPLGRDALVEMKPEEIPGFYLIVPRGHLRVKAVAAFHRWLIQQDWARDLKFAELPKPMPL; encoded by the coding sequence ATGTCTCGTGAGCCGCGCCTTCCCCCTCTGAACGCCTTGCGCGTCTTTCACGCGGTCGCACGGCACAAGAGCTTTCGGCAGGCAGCCGACGAACTGCTGGTAACACCGCAGGCCGTCGGCCAGCAGATCAAGCTGCTGGAGGACACGCTCCAGGTCACGTTGTTCGAGCGCAAGGGGCGGTCCATCGAGTTGACGGAGTCGGCGATCCTGCTCTCGCACTATGTGAAGGCAGGATTTGACGAGTTCGCGGAGGGTGTCCGACGGGTCACGAAATCAACCTATCGCGACCGGATCAATCTGAATGCGAGCCCGTATTTCGCGACCCACTACCTGATGCCGCGCCTCTCGCTGTTCCGCGAGATGCTGCCGGGTGTCGACCTTCGGCTGACGACCATCGTCGACTTGCCGGACTTCGGTCGCGACGACATCGATATGGCGGTCCAATGGGGCTACGGAAACTGGGGTGACTACGAGACAGCACTCCTTGTTCGCGACCCAAAGATTATTTGCTGCACGCCGGCGATCGCCGAGAAGATTGCATCGGCCCAAGACTTGACGAGCTTTACGTTGCTCGACTTGGTCAAGTCGAAGCACCTGTGGTCCAACATCTTGCGGCATCTTGGTGTTGAGCAGTCCGACGGCGACCGCAGCATTGGTTTCGACGATGCCGCCACGATGCGACGCGCCACGCTGCAAGGGATCGGTGTCGGCCTGGTCTCGGTCATTGATGCCGAGGAAGACTTTCGGTCCGGCGCGCTCGTCGCTCCGCTCGGCCGTGACGCCCTTGTCGAGATGAAGCCGGAGGAAATTCCCGGCTTCTACTTGATCGTACCGCGCGGCCATTTGCGCGTGAAAGCCGTAGCCGCGTTCCATCGCTGGCTGATCCAACAGGATTGGGCACGCGACCTGAAATTTGCCGAGTTACCAAAGCCAATGCCTCTTTGA
- a CDS encoding amino acid ABC transporter substrate-binding protein → MKLLKWGAAVLALSLTHFSSPAAAAGGKTLDAVKSRGVLQCTGHDGSYLGFAEVDAKGNWKGMDIDLCRAMATAVFGDPSKLKIVPISWAQRWPALQSSEVDIVIKASGGTLSRNTELNLQFSDSYYLGTTKVMAHKKLGLKSLKDAAGGTICIPAGTTQEQQVAAYTQKIGIKLEPVVIEKTEELEQAYFSGRCDLYAQWGPVLAIARAAKGNVNDEVILPDVLAVEPEVMIVRQGDDNWLNIANWMLTTLLFAEQEGINSKNVDEIHAKPTSPQVAKFLGVTPGMGKGLGLSDDWAYNVIKKVGNYSEIFERNLGKESPYKMDRELTALWNAGGVLFPLVID, encoded by the coding sequence ATGAAGCTTCTCAAATGGGGCGCTGCTGTGTTGGCGCTCAGCCTGACGCATTTTTCGTCGCCCGCGGCAGCGGCCGGCGGAAAAACACTCGACGCCGTCAAGTCACGCGGCGTGCTCCAATGCACCGGCCACGACGGCTCGTACCTGGGCTTTGCCGAGGTTGACGCCAAGGGCAACTGGAAGGGCATGGACATCGACCTTTGCCGGGCGATGGCCACCGCCGTATTCGGCGACCCTTCGAAGCTGAAGATCGTCCCCATCAGCTGGGCGCAACGGTGGCCGGCGCTCCAGTCCAGTGAGGTCGACATCGTCATCAAGGCATCCGGCGGCACGCTCAGCCGCAATACTGAACTGAACCTCCAGTTCTCGGACTCCTACTACCTCGGCACGACGAAGGTAATGGCGCATAAGAAGCTCGGCCTGAAGTCGCTCAAGGACGCGGCGGGCGGCACGATCTGCATTCCGGCGGGGACCACCCAGGAGCAGCAGGTCGCAGCCTATACCCAGAAAATCGGCATCAAGCTCGAGCCGGTCGTGATCGAGAAGACGGAGGAGCTCGAGCAGGCTTACTTCTCCGGCCGCTGCGATCTCTATGCGCAATGGGGCCCGGTGCTGGCCATCGCGCGCGCCGCGAAGGGCAATGTCAACGACGAGGTCATCCTGCCCGACGTGCTCGCCGTCGAACCTGAAGTCATGATCGTGCGCCAGGGTGACGACAACTGGCTCAACATTGCGAATTGGATGCTGACCACGCTGCTCTTTGCCGAGCAGGAGGGCATCAACTCCAAGAACGTCGATGAGATCCATGCCAAGCCCACGTCGCCCCAGGTCGCGAAGTTCCTCGGCGTCACGCCCGGCATGGGCAAGGGCCTCGGCCTGTCCGACGACTGGGCCTACAACGTGATCAAGAAGGTCGGGAACTACTCGGAAATCTTCGAGCGCAATCTCGGCAAGGAGTCGCCCTACAAGATGGATCGAGAGCTCACCGCTCTCTGGAACGCGGGCGGCGTCCTGTTCCCGCTGGTGATCGACTGA
- a CDS encoding ABC transporter permease subunit (The N-terminal region of this protein, as described by TIGR01726, is a three transmembrane segment that identifies a subfamily of ABC transporter permease subunits, which specificities that include histidine, arginine, glutamine, glutamate, L-cystine (sic), the opines (in Agrobacterium) octopine and nopaline, etc.), which produces MQALYVGTLGAIVISGALIARQNLAAQGITSGFDFLFKSTGWDVNFSLLPSSANDPYWWFFVIGIANTLFLGSFGLFFATVVGTIIGLARTSSNLMAQLLGRAYVDFFRNIPLILQVFFWYAVITHLPTPRNAQEFLGATLTNRGFYVPALNVGAWPLAAAVLAAIGAIVAPLWLGRTAYLDRPVGERRTFQLLALAAGLALVLLFLLVGRAPNAPMLDIPTLQGLNLRGGLRVSSEFSALVIAIAIYGGAYIGEIVRGGFKAVGRGQLEAAQSLGLAPLKIFVLVRLPLALRAMLPILANQYVWLIKATTMGIAVGFSDFFMIVALAINHSGQTLEAIGILMAGFLTINLSLAAIFNRINKAIALKGNQLRG; this is translated from the coding sequence TTGCAAGCGCTCTACGTCGGCACGCTTGGGGCAATCGTCATCAGTGGCGCCCTGATCGCCCGACAGAATCTCGCGGCGCAGGGCATTACCTCCGGATTCGACTTTCTCTTCAAGTCGACCGGCTGGGATGTGAACTTCTCGCTGCTGCCGAGCTCGGCGAACGATCCCTATTGGTGGTTTTTCGTCATCGGCATCGCCAACACACTGTTCCTCGGCTCCTTCGGCCTCTTCTTTGCGACCGTCGTCGGAACCATCATTGGCCTCGCCCGAACCTCGTCAAACCTGATGGCTCAGCTGCTCGGGCGGGCCTACGTCGACTTCTTTCGAAACATTCCGCTGATTCTTCAGGTTTTTTTCTGGTACGCGGTCATTACGCATTTGCCGACGCCGCGCAATGCCCAGGAATTCCTGGGCGCGACGCTGACCAATCGCGGCTTCTACGTCCCCGCCTTGAACGTCGGGGCCTGGCCGCTGGCAGCCGCTGTGCTGGCCGCGATCGGCGCCATCGTGGCGCCGCTCTGGCTGGGGCGAACGGCCTATCTCGACCGTCCCGTGGGCGAACGGCGCACATTCCAACTGCTTGCCTTGGCCGCAGGCCTCGCGCTCGTCCTGCTGTTCCTGCTTGTGGGTCGCGCGCCGAATGCACCGATGCTCGACATCCCAACCTTGCAGGGGCTGAACCTGCGCGGCGGCCTTCGCGTTTCATCGGAATTCTCAGCACTCGTCATAGCGATTGCCATCTATGGCGGCGCCTACATCGGCGAAATCGTTCGAGGCGGGTTCAAGGCCGTCGGGCGCGGCCAGCTCGAGGCGGCCCAATCGCTGGGCCTCGCCCCATTGAAGATCTTCGTGCTCGTGAGACTGCCGCTGGCGCTCCGAGCGATGCTGCCGATCCTCGCCAACCAGTATGTCTGGCTGATCAAGGCGACGACGATGGGCATCGCCGTCGGCTTCTCCGACTTTTTCATGATCGTGGCGCTCGCGATCAACCATTCGGGCCAGACGCTGGAAGCGATCGGCATTCTGATGGCCGGGTTCCTGACGATCAACCTGAGCCTGGCGGCGATCTTCAACCGGATCAACAAGGCGATTGCGCTCAAAGGCAATCAACTTCGGGGCTGA
- a CDS encoding amino acid ABC transporter permease: MAISAPSYPEKPPALELRFSATPVQAVVSLCCLAILVFVAWKLLNWAVFSAVFGTSGGPAACKAAAGACWSVITARWRIILFGLYPYDEQWRSALACLTVVVITVLSCMPTFWTGRRIATVWVVGATLYYGLMKGGILGLPRVGEEAWGGLALTLFIFVATCLIGFPLALCLCLLRRSKLPWISRTTGLIIDTVRSLPLISILFTFAVVLPFALPQWLQGDKLYRVMLGSALFFSAYQAEIIRGGMQGVPAGQEEAALALGLSYRQRIGHILLPQAMRNALPATINQFVISFKETSLVIIVGLFEILASGNAAYGTGEWTFAYVEVYAFIAFIYFVFVFSLSRYGAYLERRTSIGPR, translated from the coding sequence ATGGCGATATCCGCACCATCCTATCCCGAAAAGCCGCCGGCATTGGAATTGCGCTTCTCTGCGACGCCAGTCCAAGCGGTCGTGTCTCTGTGCTGCCTGGCGATCCTCGTCTTCGTCGCCTGGAAGCTTTTGAACTGGGCGGTCTTCTCGGCAGTCTTCGGCACAAGCGGCGGCCCCGCTGCTTGCAAGGCAGCGGCAGGCGCCTGCTGGTCGGTGATTACGGCGCGCTGGCGCATCATCCTCTTCGGATTGTATCCCTACGACGAGCAGTGGCGGTCGGCGCTCGCCTGCCTGACGGTCGTCGTCATCACGGTGTTGAGCTGTATGCCGACCTTCTGGACCGGGCGACGCATCGCGACCGTGTGGGTCGTCGGCGCCACGCTTTACTACGGGCTGATGAAGGGCGGGATCCTCGGTCTTCCCCGCGTGGGCGAAGAGGCCTGGGGCGGCCTGGCGCTGACGTTGTTCATCTTCGTTGCAACCTGCCTCATCGGCTTTCCGCTGGCGCTTTGCCTTTGCCTGTTGCGGCGGTCGAAGCTGCCGTGGATCTCGCGCACGACCGGCCTCATCATTGACACCGTCCGATCCCTCCCGCTCATTTCGATCCTCTTCACCTTCGCCGTCGTCCTGCCGTTTGCGCTGCCTCAATGGCTCCAGGGAGACAAGCTCTACCGAGTCATGCTGGGTTCAGCGCTCTTCTTCTCGGCCTATCAGGCTGAGATCATCCGGGGTGGCATGCAGGGCGTGCCCGCCGGCCAGGAAGAGGCGGCCCTGGCCCTCGGCCTCAGCTATCGGCAGCGGATCGGCCATATCCTGCTGCCTCAGGCGATGCGCAATGCTCTGCCGGCAACGATCAATCAGTTCGTGATTTCCTTCAAGGAAACCTCGCTGGTCATCATTGTCGGACTCTTTGAAATCCTGGCCTCAGGCAATGCTGCCTACGGGACCGGCGAGTGGACCTTCGCCTATGTCGAAGTCTACGCGTTCATCGCCTTCATCTACTTTGTTTTCGTCTTCAGCCTGTCGCGATATGGCGCGTATCTCGAACGACGCACGTCGATAGGCCCTCGGTAA
- a CDS encoding amino acid ABC transporter ATP-binding protein yields the protein MTTQTPATSCATAIQIEGMNKFYGSFQALRNINLAVSRGERIVVCGPSGSGKSTMIRCVNRLESHSTGKIVVLGTELNDDVRGIDEIRREVGMVFQHFNLFPHKTVLENCMLAPMLVRKISRAEAEATARQYLEKVRIPDQAAKYPGQLSGGQQQRVAIARSLCMRPQILLFDEPTSALDPEMIAEVLDVMVTLASEGMTMICVTHEMGFARRVADRVIFMDQGEIVEEASPERFFTSPRNERTRLFLSQVLHH from the coding sequence ATGACCACCCAGACCCCGGCGACATCTTGCGCAACGGCCATCCAAATCGAGGGCATGAACAAGTTTTACGGGAGCTTTCAGGCGCTCCGGAATATCAACCTGGCGGTTTCCCGAGGCGAGAGGATCGTCGTCTGCGGCCCGTCCGGTTCGGGAAAGTCGACGATGATCCGGTGTGTCAATCGGCTCGAGAGCCATAGCACCGGCAAGATCGTGGTCCTCGGGACGGAGCTCAATGACGACGTGCGCGGGATCGACGAAATCCGCCGGGAAGTCGGCATGGTCTTCCAGCATTTCAATCTGTTCCCGCACAAGACAGTGCTCGAGAACTGCATGCTGGCACCGATGCTCGTACGCAAAATTTCCCGCGCGGAAGCAGAAGCGACCGCCCGGCAGTATCTGGAAAAGGTCCGTATTCCGGACCAAGCCGCGAAATACCCGGGCCAGCTCTCGGGCGGTCAGCAGCAGCGCGTTGCCATCGCGCGCTCCCTCTGCATGCGGCCGCAGATCCTGCTGTTCGACGAGCCGACGTCGGCGCTCGATCCGGAAATGATCGCAGAAGTGCTCGACGTCATGGTGACGCTCGCGTCCGAAGGCATGACGATGATCTGCGTCACCCACGAGATGGGGTTCGCCCGACGCGTGGCGGACCGGGTGATCTTCATGGATCAGGGAGAAATCGTCGAAGAGGCGTCGCCGGAGCGCTTCTTCACGTCTCCCCGGAACGAGCGCACCCGGCTGTTCTTGTCCCAGGTGCTCCATCACTGA
- a CDS encoding FAD-binding oxidoreductase produces the protein MIDPSASLFQLLGAKGWLSGDDTKPYRRDWLDRYGIAPLGVARPANTAEVAGILRLCSGAGLAVVPQGGNTSLCGGAVSDQPRAVILSLARMAAIGQPDRDSGTILVEAGVVLAALHEALEPHGLIFPMHLGAEGSACIGGLIGTNAGGSQAFRYGMMQDLVQGLEVVTADGTVWNGLRAVQKDNAGYQLRKLFCGSEGSLGVITRAVLRLYPAPKQRGSALVAVPDFAAAVALGTYLREEAGEFLSGLEFFSELGLALTLKHLPDLSFPLAARAPLYLLIELGSGSRQVPLDDILAGALEQGMERGLIIDGALASSDAQRAHFWRLREEQPEGQRLEGAQLKHDLSVPPGKIAHFIEAAARICDEILPGVRVNPFGHLADGNIHYNLSPPVGAMDFSDKAPVLAQALASLAGEMGGSFAAEHGLGRAKIALAERNRSAAERTLMARLKAAFDPKGTMNPGVLIHAP, from the coding sequence ATGATTGATCCTTCCGCGTCGCTGTTCCAGCTGCTGGGAGCGAAAGGCTGGCTTTCTGGAGACGACACCAAGCCGTATCGGCGCGATTGGCTCGATCGATACGGTATCGCGCCGTTGGGCGTCGCGCGGCCGGCGAATACCGCGGAGGTCGCAGGCATCCTCAGGCTCTGTTCCGGCGCCGGCCTGGCCGTCGTGCCGCAAGGCGGCAATACGAGCCTGTGCGGTGGCGCGGTCTCCGACCAACCTCGGGCCGTCATCCTTTCTCTCGCCCGGATGGCGGCAATCGGACAGCCGGACCGAGACAGCGGAACGATCCTTGTGGAGGCCGGTGTCGTTCTGGCCGCACTCCACGAGGCGTTGGAGCCGCACGGTCTGATCTTCCCGATGCATCTCGGCGCCGAGGGCAGCGCCTGCATCGGCGGTCTCATCGGGACGAACGCGGGCGGAAGCCAGGCTTTTCGCTATGGCATGATGCAGGATCTCGTCCAAGGGCTGGAGGTCGTGACCGCCGACGGGACGGTCTGGAACGGCCTCAGGGCCGTACAGAAGGACAACGCGGGCTATCAGTTGCGCAAGCTCTTCTGCGGGTCCGAGGGCTCGCTGGGCGTCATCACCCGTGCGGTGCTGAGGCTCTATCCGGCACCCAAGCAGCGCGGAAGTGCTCTCGTCGCGGTACCTGATTTCGCAGCGGCCGTTGCACTCGGCACTTACTTACGCGAGGAGGCCGGCGAATTCCTGTCCGGCCTCGAGTTCTTCTCGGAACTGGGGTTGGCCCTCACCCTCAAACACCTGCCGGACCTCAGTTTTCCCCTGGCGGCCCGCGCACCGTTGTACCTTTTGATCGAGCTCGGGTCCGGTTCGCGACAAGTACCCCTTGACGATATTCTTGCCGGCGCGCTCGAGCAGGGCATGGAGCGGGGGCTGATCATCGATGGCGCTCTCGCGAGCTCCGATGCGCAACGAGCCCACTTCTGGCGCTTGCGGGAGGAACAGCCGGAGGGACAACGCCTCGAGGGCGCCCAGTTGAAGCATGACTTGTCCGTGCCCCCAGGAAAAATCGCGCACTTCATCGAGGCGGCTGCCAGAATTTGCGACGAGATTCTTCCTGGCGTGCGCGTCAATCCCTTCGGCCATCTCGCCGATGGCAATATCCACTACAATCTTTCTCCCCCTGTGGGCGCTATGGACTTCAGCGACAAGGCTCCGGTCCTCGCGCAGGCATTGGCGTCGCTCGCTGGCGAGATGGGTGGGAGCTTCGCAGCCGAACATGGGCTTGGCCGCGCCAAGATTGCTCTCGCGGAGAGGAACAGAAGCGCCGCCGAGCGAACGTTGATGGCCCGACTGAAGGCGGCGTTCGACCCAAAGGGGACAATGAATCCGGGCGTCTTGATTCACGCGCCATAG